One region of Bacillus zhangzhouensis genomic DNA includes:
- the hemE gene encoding uroporphyrinogen decarboxylase, protein MGKTKVFNDAFLKACKGEKTDHVPVWYMRQAGRSQPEYRALKEKYGLFEITHQPELCAYVTRLPIEQYGVDAAILYKDIMTPLPAIGVDVEIKNGIGPVIDAPIRSKAEIERLGELHPEEDLPYVLDTIQLLTKEQLNVPLIGFAGAPFTMASYMIEGGPSKNYHQTKALMYSEPDTWMLLMNKLADMTITYIRAQVKAGISAFQIFDSWVGALNAADYRTFIKPVMQRIFTELKSENVPMIMYGVGASHLAKDWHDLPLDVVGLDWRMSVDEARKEGLTKTLQGNLDPSILLAPWEVIEERAKDILDQGMKSDHFIFNLGHGVFPDISPDTLKKLTDFIHDYSAKHKKSSV, encoded by the coding sequence ATGGGAAAAACGAAGGTTTTTAATGACGCGTTCTTAAAGGCGTGTAAAGGGGAAAAAACAGACCATGTACCAGTTTGGTATATGAGACAGGCAGGACGCTCTCAGCCTGAATATCGTGCCCTTAAAGAAAAATACGGGCTATTTGAAATTACGCATCAGCCAGAGTTATGTGCTTATGTAACAAGACTTCCTATAGAACAATATGGTGTAGATGCCGCTATTTTATATAAAGATATTATGACCCCGCTTCCGGCTATTGGAGTGGACGTTGAAATTAAAAATGGAATTGGACCTGTGATTGATGCACCGATTCGATCAAAAGCAGAAATCGAACGTCTTGGGGAACTTCATCCTGAAGAAGACCTGCCATATGTGCTTGATACCATTCAGCTTTTAACGAAGGAACAGCTGAATGTTCCACTGATCGGTTTTGCTGGAGCACCATTTACGATGGCAAGCTATATGATTGAAGGCGGTCCATCTAAAAATTATCACCAAACAAAGGCGCTGATGTACAGTGAACCGGATACATGGATGCTGCTTATGAACAAATTAGCTGATATGACGATCACGTACATACGCGCGCAGGTAAAAGCAGGGATCAGTGCATTTCAAATCTTCGACTCATGGGTTGGGGCTCTAAATGCAGCAGATTACCGGACATTCATTAAGCCTGTCATGCAGCGGATTTTCACAGAGCTGAAGTCTGAAAACGTACCAATGATCATGTATGGAGTTGGTGCAAGCCATCTAGCGAAAGACTGGCATGACCTGCCGCTTGATGTTGTTGGACTGGATTGGCGTATGAGTGTAGATGAAGCGAGAAAAGAAGGACTCACCAAAACGTTACAGGGGAACCTTGATCCATCCATCTTACTTGCTCCTTGGGAAGTCATTGAAGAGAGAGCAAAAGATATTTTAGATCAAGGAATGAAATCAGATCACTTTATTTTTAACTTAGGACATGGGGTATTTCCTGATATTTCACCAGATACGTTAAAGAAGCTGACAGATTTTATTCATGATTATTCAGCGAAACATAAAAAATCATCCGTCTAA
- the hemH gene encoding ferrochelatase, which produces MEKKKMGLLVMAYGTPYQEEDIERYYTHIRRGRKPEPEMLQDLKDRYKAIGGISPLSKITEQQANGLCDHLNDIQDDIEFHVYIGLKHIEPFIEDAVAEMHRDGITEAVSIVLAPHFSTFSVKSYNKRAQDEADKLGNLKITSVESWYDEPKFVDYWVKQVKDTYASMSEEERESAVLIVSAHSLPEKIIAAGDPYPDQLAQSAKMIAEGAGVEHYEIGWQSEGNTPDPWLGPDVQDLTRDLFEQKGYKTFVYVPVGFVADHLEVLYDNDYECKVVTDEIGAAYYRPEMPNAKPAFIDALATVVLKKLGERK; this is translated from the coding sequence GTGGAGAAAAAGAAAATGGGACTACTTGTCATGGCATATGGCACCCCATATCAAGAAGAAGATATTGAGCGTTATTATACACATATCCGCAGAGGCAGAAAGCCGGAGCCAGAGATGCTGCAAGATTTGAAGGATCGCTACAAAGCAATCGGCGGTATATCTCCTCTATCAAAAATTACAGAACAGCAGGCAAATGGTTTATGTGATCATTTGAACGACATTCAAGACGACATTGAATTTCATGTTTACATTGGATTAAAACATATTGAGCCGTTCATTGAGGATGCAGTTGCAGAGATGCACCGGGACGGCATCACAGAAGCAGTGAGTATTGTTCTTGCGCCGCATTTTTCAACTTTTAGCGTGAAATCGTATAACAAACGTGCACAAGATGAGGCAGACAAGCTTGGCAATCTGAAAATTACGTCTGTGGAAAGCTGGTACGATGAGCCGAAATTTGTGGACTATTGGGTGAAACAAGTGAAGGATACGTATGCATCGATGAGTGAAGAGGAAAGAGAATCTGCCGTGCTCATTGTGTCTGCACACAGCCTTCCTGAAAAAATTATTGCAGCAGGAGATCCATATCCTGACCAGCTCGCACAATCTGCCAAAATGATTGCAGAAGGTGCGGGAGTTGAACATTATGAAATTGGCTGGCAAAGTGAAGGCAACACGCCTGATCCATGGCTTGGCCCAGACGTTCAAGACTTAACAAGGGACCTATTTGAACAAAAAGGCTATAAAACGTTCGTATATGTGCCGGTTGGGTTTGTCGCTGACCATCTTGAAGTGTTATACGACAACGATTATGAATGTAAAGTCGTGACAGATGAAATCGGTGCAGCCTACTATCGTCCAGAAATGCCAAATGCGAAACCAGCATTTATTGATGCTCTGGCAACTGTCGTATTAAAAAAGCTTGGCGAACGCAAGTAA
- the hemY gene encoding protoporphyrinogen oxidase codes for MHDNQKHLVIIGGGITGLAAAFYLEKEVEEKDLPIQISLIEASPRLGGKIQTLYKDGYIIERGPDSFLERKVSGPQLAKDVGLSDQLVNNETGQAYVLVNETLHPMPKGAVMGIPTQISPFITTGLFSVAGKARAAMDFVLPKSKQTEDQSLGEFFRRRVGDEVVENLIEPLLSGIYAGDIDRLSLMSTFPQFYQTEQTHRSLILGMKKSQQHAKAQQVTAKKQGQFQTINQGLQALVEAVESKLKLTTVYKGTKVKQIEKTDGGYDVQLDSGRTLFADSAIVTTPHQSVYSMFPKEAGLEYLHDMTSTSVATVALGFKEEDVHNEYDGTGFVISRNSDFSITACTWTNKKWPHTAPKGKTLLRAYVGKAGDESIVEQSDHQIVSIVLEDLKKIMDIKADPELTTVTRWKASMPQYHVGHQKAISNMRESFKQSYPGVYITGAAFEGVGIPDCIDQGKAAISEAVSYLFS; via the coding sequence ATGCATGACAATCAAAAACACCTTGTCATCATTGGCGGTGGCATCACTGGTTTAGCCGCCGCCTTCTATTTGGAAAAGGAAGTCGAAGAAAAAGATCTTCCCATTCAAATATCTCTTATTGAAGCGAGTCCTAGGCTAGGTGGAAAAATACAAACATTATATAAAGACGGCTACATCATTGAACGTGGACCTGATTCATTTTTAGAAAGAAAAGTCAGTGGACCGCAGCTGGCGAAGGATGTAGGTCTATCCGATCAGCTCGTCAATAATGAAACAGGGCAAGCGTATGTACTAGTCAATGAAACACTTCACCCGATGCCAAAAGGCGCTGTCATGGGAATTCCAACTCAAATCAGCCCTTTCATCACAACCGGTCTTTTTTCAGTTGCAGGAAAAGCGAGAGCGGCAATGGATTTCGTATTGCCAAAAAGCAAGCAGACAGAAGATCAGTCGCTCGGTGAATTTTTTAGAAGACGTGTCGGCGATGAAGTAGTTGAGAATTTAATCGAGCCTCTTCTATCAGGCATTTATGCAGGTGACATTGACCGCCTCAGCTTAATGTCCACCTTCCCGCAGTTTTATCAAACAGAACAGACACACCGCAGTTTGATTCTTGGGATGAAAAAATCACAGCAGCATGCGAAAGCGCAGCAAGTGACAGCGAAAAAACAAGGGCAGTTTCAAACGATCAATCAAGGACTGCAAGCGCTTGTTGAAGCTGTAGAAAGCAAGCTCAAGCTGACAACGGTTTATAAAGGGACAAAAGTGAAGCAGATTGAAAAAACAGATGGGGGCTACGACGTGCAGTTAGACAGCGGTCGAACGCTTTTTGCTGATTCAGCCATTGTGACAACTCCGCATCAATCGGTCTATTCCATGTTTCCAAAAGAAGCAGGACTTGAGTACTTGCATGATATGACCTCTACTTCTGTTGCAACGGTTGCACTCGGTTTTAAAGAAGAGGATGTTCATAATGAATATGACGGCACTGGTTTTGTCATCTCAAGAAACAGTGATTTCTCTATTACAGCCTGTACGTGGACGAACAAAAAATGGCCGCATACAGCTCCTAAAGGAAAAACACTATTACGTGCATATGTAGGGAAGGCTGGCGACGAATCAATTGTCGAACAGTCAGACCATCAAATCGTCAGTATTGTGCTGGAGGATTTGAAAAAAATCATGGATATTAAAGCAGATCCAGAACTGACGACAGTGACTCGCTGGAAGGCCAGCATGCCGCAATATCACGTCGGTCATCAAAAAGCCATTTCGAACATGCGAGAATCGTTTAAGCAATCATACCCTGGCGTTTATATCACAGGTGCTGCTTTTGAAGGTGTCGGAATCCCTGATTGTATTGATCAAGGAAAAGCCGCTATTTCAGAAGCTGTATCTTACCTATTTTCATAA
- a CDS encoding TetR/AcrR family transcriptional regulator, whose protein sequence is MSVDRRQMILDGATKAFTQFGYKATTMDLVAKLANVGKGTIYTFFKNKEELFDEIFTSLLMEMRKIADEAMDEEKSFSENLHLALFAILEFRKNHQLTIKIFQENAELGTSAVKEMIEKMEQMIIRYIKTKVKEAIDKGDIKPCDPELTAFVMVKLYIALIFDWEKRYEPLTKEEVAESLELYVLKGLSAAT, encoded by the coding sequence ATGAGTGTTGATAGGAGACAAATGATTTTAGATGGGGCCACGAAGGCATTTACACAATTCGGGTATAAAGCAACCACAATGGATCTTGTGGCAAAGCTTGCCAACGTCGGAAAAGGAACCATTTATACCTTTTTCAAAAACAAAGAAGAGTTGTTTGATGAAATTTTCACATCCCTTTTAATGGAGATGAGGAAAATTGCGGATGAAGCAATGGATGAGGAGAAAAGTTTCTCTGAAAACCTTCACTTAGCACTCTTTGCAATATTGGAATTTCGAAAAAACCACCAGCTCACAATCAAAATCTTTCAGGAAAATGCGGAGCTTGGCACATCAGCGGTTAAGGAAATGATTGAAAAGATGGAGCAAATGATCATTCGCTATATTAAAACGAAAGTAAAAGAAGCGATTGATAAAGGCGATATTAAGCCATGTGATCCTGAGTTGACTGCATTTGTGATGGTGAAACTATATATTGCACTTATTTTTGATTGGGAAAAGCGATACGAGCCTTTAACAAAAGAAGAGGTGGCCGAGTCGCTGGAGCTTTATGTACTCAAAGGGCTTTCTGCAGCAACATAA